A region of the Methylocystis sp. MJC1 genome:
GGCTCTCGCGCCTGGTGCGCGGCAAGAATTGCCCGCGCGGCTCGCATTATATTCGCTGGCCATCTTGACAATCTCCTTTGTCGTAATGATCGTCAGCCAGGACTTGCCGCTCCTCTGGGTCACCGAGATCGCGGAAACCGGCACGGCGACATGCTCTTGTCCGACGCCGAGGAAGCCGCCGACATTCAACATTACGGCCTTGATCGAACCGAGGTGGTGATTCCGATTGATGGCGCCCCCCTAAAACGAGATGAAGGCGTCCCCGATAACGGAATGATGGCGCCCCCCGATTCCGAGATGATCCCGCCCCCCTGTAGCGGAATGATCCCGCCCGGGTAATTTCGTGCAGTGGCGAGCTCCGCTGTTGGCCTGATCAGGTCGCTTCTTTGGCAATCCAAAGGGGTGATCATGCCAGCGGAGCGGATTACGATGCGCCAGGCGCGTGAGATTATTCGACTGAAGTCCTCGTCGATTTCGGCGCACGAGATTTCCCGGCGGCTCGGCATGCCGCGCTCGACGGTGCGGGAGGCGCTCAAGCGCGCGGAGAGCGCCGGGCTCTCCTGGCCGTTGCCCGAGGGAATGACCGACGATGCGCTCGAGGCGGCGCTCTACGCCAATCGGCGCAGCAAGCGCGGTCATCGGCGCATTGAGGAGCCGGACTGGGCTGGCGTGCATCGCGAGTTGAAGCGCAAGCACGTTACCTTGATGATTTTGTGGGACGAATACACCGCCGCAAATCCGGGCGGCTATAGCTACTCGCGGTTCTGCGAACTTTATCGCGCCTTCGAAAGGACCCTGTCGGTGACGATGCGGCAGACGCATGCCGAAGGCGAAGGTCGAATCCGCGGTGCTGATCGTCGAGCGCTGGCTACTCGGCAGACTGCGCCGCCGAACCTTTTGCAGCCTGGCGGAGGTCAACGCGGCGATCGCCGAGATGCTGAAAAATCTCAACGAGGAGCGGCCCCTCCGCCGACTCGGCGCCACTCGCCGCCAATTGTTCGAAGAGATCGACCGCCCGGCGCTGAAGCCTCTGCCGATCGCGCCCTATGAATATAGCGAATGGCGTCTGCGCCGCGTCGGCGTCGATTATCATGTCGAGATCGACGCGCACTATTACTCCGTGCCCTATCGCTTCGCCCGGGCGGAGGTCGAGGCGCGGCTGACCGTCCGCGGCGTCGAGATTTTTTGCAAGGGCGAGCGCATCGCCGTCCATTTGCGGATGAGCGGCAAACGCAAGCACACGACAATTCCCGAGCACATGCCCTCCAGCCATCGACGCTATGCGGGCTGGACGATCGAGCGCATTCGCGAGGACGCCCGAAAGATCGGCCCGGCGACAGCCGCGCTCTGCGAGCAGATTTTGGAGGCGAGGCCCCATCCCGAGCAGGGCTATCGGGCCTGTCTCGGCGTCGTCCGTCTCGCCGGCTCGTATGGGATCGAGCGCGTCGAGGCCGCAGCCGAACGCGCCATCGCGATCGGCGCCAAGACCTATGGCTCGATCAAATCCATCCTCGACAACAAGTTCGATCGGAAGCCCGCGCCAAAGCGCGCCGCGGACGCGGCCCCGATCCTCCATCAAAACATCCGTGGCCCGCGCTATTATCATTAGGAGACGCCGACTTGCTCAAACATCCGACGCTCGACCAGCTCCACGCTCTCGGCCTTTACGGAATGGCCAAGGCCTTCGCCGAACTCGCCGATGCAGATGACGCGAAGGGGCTCGATCGCAACGACTGGCTCGCCTTGCTGCTCGATCGGGAAGCTTCTCTTCGGCGCGACAAACGGCTGGCGGCGCGGCTGCGCGCCGCCAGGCTCCGTCAACAGGCCAGCGTCGAAGACGTCGACTATCGCACCGCGCGCGGGCTCGACCGAACTCTGTTCCAAAAGCTCGCCGAAGGCCAGTGGATCGACGCCCACGACAATTTGGCCCTGGTCGGTCCGAGCGGGACCGGGAAGAGTTGGCTCGCCTGCGCCATTGGCCAGAAGGCCTGCCGCGACAATCGCTCCGTCGTCTATCACCGCTGGCCGAAGCTCTGCGAGGAACTGGCCCTCGCGCGCGGCGATGGGCGCCATCCGCGCTTGCTCAAATCCCTTGGTCGCGCCGATCTCTTGATCCTCGACGACTTCGGCCTCGAGCCGCTCGACGCTGGCGCCCGCCACGATCTCCTGGAAATCCTCGAGGAACGCTACGGGCGTCGATCGACGATCGTCACCTCCCAGCTTCCTGTGACAGCCTGGCACGACGTCATTGGAGACCCAACTTACGCCGACGCCGTTCTGGACCGCCTCGTTCACAACGCGCATCGTATCGAACTCGCCGGCGAAAGCTTACGCCGCGCGCGCGGCAAACAGGCCAAATCGGCTTGACCCAAAACCAGAACAGGTGACACAAATCTCGTAGGTCAACGAACGCGGCGCCCGGGGCGGGATCATTCCGTTACAGGGGGGCGCCATTATCCCGGAATCCCCGGGCGGCATTATCCCGTTACAGACGGGCGCCTTCGTCGGAATCCGCAAACCGAGGGAGAGAACGCCATGTCCGCAACAGTGCCGCGGACCTTCTTTCCCGAGCGTAGACGCGCTGCTTATGCCAGGCCGAAACCTGCGAGCCGTAACTCGGCAAAAAGTCGAGCGGCACGACCATGAGGCTGTCGGATGATTGCGTTTCTGCCCGAGTGGGCCGGGCGGACGAGGCGGCGACGAGTCCGATAAGGCGCAGATCGCAGACTGCGCCAAGGGTGAATGCGTGGATCGCGGGCTTCTCCCACTGCGAGATGGAACCCAGGATCGCATCGTTGATAACGCAACCAAGGAAGCATGCGGCATTCGGTTTTTTGCTAAACGTTGAGGATCTTGGAAATTTCCGAGATCGTCGCTTTTTCGGCGTCGCTTTCGTGGCGCAAGCAGTCGAGCAGCGACGGGCGCTCATTTTATGGGGTGTTATCCGAGCATTCCATTTTGATCAAATCGACAGCGACCGTAACGACTACACCCCGTTTGCAGCGACCTTACCCTACAGCTAGGGCTCTGGTGCATACCCGCAGACCGCGCGTCGATCCATCATGGAAATTCCTGAATTGTCCCTTGGCCGTCAATCGCCCGTTGAAGAAGGTTGCCAGATCGCGAGACCTCTCTTCTGCGAATGCCGGCAATGAGATGATAACGGCTGCGACCGCGAAGCTGACGTGACGGAGAATACGCGACGTGGCCGACCGCGATTCGGAGCCGGTCGTCAGGACGCCCGAGTTACCGACGACGTTCATGATGCACCTCGACTCCTTCGATCGCCTCTATGTTCAGACAACCGCGACGAAACATTTCCCGACGCCGGCGGTAATGGCCATCGCCAAGGCGCCCCAGAATGTCATTCTCACTGTCGCGCGTAAAATATTGGCGCCGCCTACTCTTGCCCCCATCGCGCCGGCGTCGGCCAGCAAGACCCCGGGCGCGACGCCAGCCGCAAGACCAGCCTTGTGGGCAGGCTGGCCACATGATTGGCGATCGAAAGCGTCACCGCGATCTGGCAATTGTCGGTTTTGCCCAGCCGCCCGCAATATTGCCGCGCGACGCCCACCGAATGAACGCCCTTCTTGGCGAAACCCGTGTCGTCGACGATTCACGCCTCGATCTCACCCTGTGTTGTGATCGCCGGAAGGACGAGTTCTCGCACCTTGTCGAGAACCGCTTCGTCCGACCAAGCCGCCTGACCGACGAGGTGCAACAAGGATTGGTGTTTCGCCGAGACGCGCGAGGGCGCCACCGTCGCGGCCATCGGCTCGACGCTCTTGCGCTCGCCGGGCATCAGCAGGCCAATGCAATAATCCTTTAGCGGCTGCACGCGGTCATCCCGCCACAGGACCGCCGAGAGGGAATCGACATACTTGATCTGATCGAGCGCGATCTCCGGCTTGGTCTTGAAGACGACGTCGTCTGGAATATGGGCCTTCTTGCGCCGCGCCGTGTCCCTCGCCCATTCTTCCGGCAAATACAGGCGATAGGCGATAGGCGATGGAGCGCGCTTTACTAAATGCGTCAATGCCTGCCGCGATGTTGGCGGCCACGCTGCGACGTGGATGTTCCGAAAGGCGTTGTTCCTTTTTTTGGCGCGCTTGCGTTCGCCTTCGGCATAAAGGCGAAGGTAAAGGCGGCGGTCGACCAAGCTCTGAATTGGATAAGCGACCCAGATCGCCGTCGTTCGAAAAGCGAGGAGAATTGAGCCTTCAGCGGCGCCGAGCCGCCTGGGGTGTCCACCCAGGCTTGTCGGTCATCCCAAGTTGGGCTTAAGAAAAGATATGGTTGAGCGCATTATCCCAACCGAGGCCGACGCACAGCTCCTGCGCCGTTTCGCGAGTCTCTCCTTCGGTTTCTGGACCGGCCAGAAGCGCCGCAAGGTGTCGCCGCCCTTGACCTCTTCTTCGATAACCTCGACGCGTTCGCGATCGGGGCCGAGGAGAAGACGATCGACCTCGGCTTCAGCGACGATGGCGGCTTGCATCTCTGCGGGCTCTCGATCGCCCAGAATGATGGCACGCTGATGCTCACAGAAACTGATGCAGTGATTGGCCGTGGCGAGAAGGTCCTCGTGAAGGGAGAGTCCGGCGCCGGCAAGAGCACGCTGATCCGCGCCATTGCCGGTTTGTGGCCTTGGGGCAGCGACCGCATTCTCCGTCCAAGGGATGCGCGCATCGCCTTCATGCCACAGCGGCCATACATGCCGCGTGGCACGCTCCGCGATGCGCTCGACTATTCCCACGACGACACACCGCCCAACCCCGCGCGCATCGAGAAAATCCTTACCGCTTGTGGGCTGGCTCATCTCTTGTCGCGGCTGGACGAGGATCAGAGCTGGTCCGACGTGCACTCCGGCGGCGAACAGCAACAGCTCGGCTTCGCGCGCGTGCTGCTGAAACGGCCTGACATCATCATCATGGACGAGCCCGCCTCGGCGCTCGACGACCTCAGCCAGACCCGGCTGATGGAACTGCTCACCGAGGAAGCGCTGGGCTCGACCATCATCCATGCCGCGCGCCGCAATGTAGACGAGCCCTTTTACGACAAAGAGATTCAGCTGAAGGCGGGATCCGCATCGAGAGCCCAAGGGATTGCTGTCTTCCCACGGGCGTTGTCATCCAACGCACTGCCGAGCCTACGCGAATCGCCGAGCCACTAGAAGGAGGCTGAAGAGGAATGATCGAATCCCTTCTGCTTACCACAGCACGCGTCTACACATTCGAACAGCAACGGATATTGACGAATGCGAGCAGCTTTTTCTTCGAGCGCGACGAACGCTTGTTCCTCGTGACGAGCCGACACGTGTTGTTCGACGCGCCGAGCAAGCACTACCCCGACCGTATTGAGATCGAATTGCACACCGACCCGAAAAATATGGTCAGATCCACCGGATTTTCGCTACCGCTTTACCGCAATGGCGCGAGCGTCTGGCGGCAGGGGCTCGACATCGCCGGAGACATCGACGTCGCCGTGATCGAGATTGAACGCGCCGCGCTGCCAGTCCCGACCGTTTACCGGGCCTTCACGCCCAAGCACCTGCTCGGCGCGATGGATCAGGTCGAAATCGGCTCCTCACTCCTTGTCGTTGGCTTTCCACTCGGTTTTCACGATACGCTGCACCACATGCCGGTGGTGCGTCATGCTGTGATCGCGTCATCCTTCGGCCTGCGCTTTCAGGGCAAGGGCTATTTCCTGACGGATGCGCGCACGCACAGGGGCACCAGCGGCGCCCCCGTAGTGATGCGCACCTTTGACCGGGCGCCGATCCAGGGTGATTTGCCGTGGATTCTACTCGGCATCCATTCGGCGCGCCTCGATGTCGGGACCCGCGATCTGATACTGGATGAGGCCCTAGGGTTGAACTGCGCTTGGTATGCCGACATATTATTGACACTGACCGAACATTGAGCGTGGATTACGACCCAAGCGCCCCCTGACCGATGGTCAAAGTGACGATCACGCAGGCGATGGCCTTTGAAAGGTAAAGCCCCGATTTGGAAAGGTCACGCTGCGCCAGCTCCATGGGGTGGCTCTGGTGCAAACAGCGGAAGCGGGGCATATTTGCCGGCGAACGCGCTGAGCAGAGGACCTGTATCCATATGCTGAGTATTGAAGAACTCTTCAGAGGCCGGCATTTCGACCGGGAGATCATCATCCTCTGCGTGCGGTCGCATCTGCGGTTCAAGC
Encoded here:
- the istB gene encoding IS21-like element helper ATPase IstB, whose amino-acid sequence is MLKHPTLDQLHALGLYGMAKAFAELADADDAKGLDRNDWLALLLDREASLRRDKRLAARLRAARLRQQASVEDVDYRTARGLDRTLFQKLAEGQWIDAHDNLALVGPSGTGKSWLACAIGQKACRDNRSVVYHRWPKLCEELALARGDGRHPRLLKSLGRADLLILDDFGLEPLDAGARHDLLEILEERYGRRSTIVTSQLPVTAWHDVIGDPTYADAVLDRLVHNAHRIELAGESLRRARGKQAKSA
- a CDS encoding ATP-binding cassette domain-containing protein is translated as MHLCGLSIAQNDGTLMLTETDAVIGRGEKVLVKGESGAGKSTLIRAIAGLWPWGSDRILRPRDARIAFMPQRPYMPRGTLRDALDYSHDDTPPNPARIEKILTACGLAHLLSRLDEDQSWSDVHSGGEQQQLGFARVLLKRPDIIIMDEPASALDDLSQTRLMELLTEEALGSTIIHAARRNVDEPFYDKEIQLKAGSASRAQGIAVFPRALSSNALPSLRESPSH
- a CDS encoding S1 family peptidase, whose protein sequence is MIESLLLTTARVYTFEQQRILTNASSFFFERDERLFLVTSRHVLFDAPSKHYPDRIEIELHTDPKNMVRSTGFSLPLYRNGASVWRQGLDIAGDIDVAVIEIERAALPVPTVYRAFTPKHLLGAMDQVEIGSSLLVVGFPLGFHDTLHHMPVVRHAVIASSFGLRFQGKGYFLTDARTHRGTSGAPVVMRTFDRAPIQGDLPWILLGIHSARLDVGTRDLILDEALGLNCAWYADILLTLTEH